One window of the Leptotrichia massiliensis genome contains the following:
- a CDS encoding PTS sugar transporter subunit IIA: protein MLEKILDGNIQIIDSAINWKESIKIAGKPLLEKNIITENYINAMIESIEKLGFYVILRDNLAMPHARPEDGTLGTGVSLLKLNNPVYYGDSKVQLVFVLATKDSNSHLETLMQLMELFQDDESIEKLINSKDYNEILEVIKKY, encoded by the coding sequence ATGTTAGAAAAAATACTTGATGGTAACATTCAAATAATAGATTCTGCAATCAACTGGAAAGAAAGTATCAAAATCGCAGGAAAACCTCTATTAGAAAAAAATATAATAACGGAAAATTATATCAACGCTATGATAGAAAGCATCGAAAAACTAGGTTTTTATGTTATTTTAAGAGATAATTTGGCAATGCCGCATGCAAGACCTGAAGACGGTACATTAGGCACTGGAGTGAGCCTTTTAAAACTTAACAATCCAGTATATTATGGCGATTCCAAAGTACAGCTGGTATTTGTACTGGCAACTAAAGATTCCAACAGCCATTTGGAAACTCTTATGCAGTTAATGGAGTTGTTTCAGGATGATGAAAGCATTGAAAAACTTATAAATTCAAAAGATTATAATGAAATATTAGAAGTTATAAAAAAATATTGA
- a CDS encoding PTS sugar transporter subunit IIB: MKIMAVCGSGLGSSFMVEMNIKKVLKKIGVEAEVEHSDLASALPGAADVFVMGKDIAESATVPADKLIVLDSIISMPELEEKLTDYFKK; the protein is encoded by the coding sequence ATGAAAATTATGGCAGTTTGTGGATCAGGATTAGGGAGCAGCTTTATGGTGGAAATGAACATTAAAAAGGTTCTTAAAAAAATTGGTGTAGAAGCAGAAGTTGAACATTCTGACTTGGCATCAGCACTTCCAGGAGCAGCAGATGTATTTGTAATGGGAAAGGACATTGCAGAAAGTGCAACAGTTCCAGCTGACAAGTTAATTGTTTTGGACAGCATTATCAGTATGCCTGAACTGGAAGAAAAATTAACAGATTATTTCAAAAAATAA